The Sediminispirochaeta smaragdinae DSM 11293 genome has a segment encoding these proteins:
- a CDS encoding DeoR/GlpR family DNA-binding transcription regulator yields the protein MLKIDRQELIKQILKKDGSILISDISQQLDCSSETIRRDLLELEKQGFAKKIYGGAYIPNEYDKSVPVSLRNTFFNEEKTQMAHCVLDFIKDGDTIFLDASSTCRRIAEVLIQVRRHITIITNSIDIINSYHMDADEHLICLGGFWNANNRAFQGIQTLSDVNNYTANKAFISCPSVELEFGLTDNSQEAAAIRRSMLEHSRENFLVVDHTKFNSHSDFVISDVSKIDTIVTDCKVSDEWDIFCKNNEINVCYEPKN from the coding sequence TTGTTAAAAATTGACAGACAGGAATTGATTAAGCAGATCCTTAAAAAAGATGGAAGTATTTTAATTTCAGATATAAGCCAGCAATTGGATTGCAGTTCCGAAACAATCAGGCGTGATCTACTTGAACTGGAAAAGCAAGGTTTTGCTAAAAAGATTTACGGCGGAGCGTATATTCCTAATGAATATGATAAGAGCGTACCAGTCTCCCTTCGTAATACCTTCTTTAATGAAGAAAAAACTCAAATGGCTCATTGTGTACTGGATTTTATCAAAGATGGTGATACCATTTTCCTCGATGCAAGTTCCACGTGTCGTCGGATTGCAGAGGTTCTTATCCAGGTTAGACGACATATAACCATCATCACAAACTCCATCGATATCATAAATAGTTATCACATGGATGCAGACGAACATCTTATTTGTCTTGGTGGTTTCTGGAATGCAAACAACCGGGCCTTTCAAGGAATTCAGACCCTTTCCGATGTAAACAACTATACGGCAAACAAAGCTTTCATCAGCTGTCCATCGGTAGAACTTGAATTTGGCTTGACCGACAACAGCCAGGAAGCGGCTGCAATTCGGCGATCAATGCTCGAGCATTCAAGAGAAAATTTCTTAGTTGTCGATCATACAAAATTCAACAGTCATTCAGATTTCGTAATCTCTGATGTATCAAAAATCGACACAATCGTTACCGACTGCAAAGTCTCTGATGAATGGGACATATTCTGCAAAAACAACGAAATCAATGTGTGTTACGAACCAAAAAACTAG
- a CDS encoding iron-containing alcohol dehydrogenase has product MVNFHYYNPAKIVFGKGAEKEIGTLLKENNATSLLMMYSGEFIKTLGIYDTVKKACSENSISFFECGDVVPNPKIELIRDLVDLGRKESVDFVLAIGGGSSIDTAKAVALGIPYEGDVWDFFEGKASIAEVLPIGVISTLPASGSETSNAAIVTNGLNKVGFEDDRIIPQFAIMNPDFTTTLPSYQTSCGLADILSHLLERYFSDTPHVDTTDYLIEGAIKALLLNSERIMANPSDFDARAEVQWLASIAHNNLLDTGRVSDWGSHRIEHEISAQYELTHGEGMAVVMVAWTTYMADKKPEKLAQLAHRVFNVDYHDYTPEEMAQKLSCNLKSFFKKLNLRTSLTEIGIGSDHFSEMAARATSNGKNTVGHYIPLDQDKIIEILHLAL; this is encoded by the coding sequence ATGGTCAATTTTCATTATTACAATCCTGCAAAGATTGTATTTGGGAAAGGTGCGGAAAAAGAGATAGGTACTTTGCTAAAAGAGAACAATGCTACATCGCTTCTCATGATGTATAGCGGGGAATTCATCAAGACCTTAGGCATTTATGATACGGTAAAAAAAGCGTGTTCCGAGAATTCCATTAGTTTTTTTGAATGTGGAGATGTTGTTCCCAATCCCAAGATTGAATTGATTCGTGATTTGGTTGATCTCGGGCGGAAGGAGTCTGTCGATTTTGTATTGGCAATAGGTGGTGGCAGTTCCATTGATACCGCTAAGGCTGTAGCCCTGGGAATTCCTTATGAAGGTGATGTCTGGGACTTCTTTGAAGGGAAAGCCTCAATAGCAGAAGTCCTTCCTATCGGTGTGATCAGTACACTTCCGGCAAGTGGGAGTGAAACTTCAAATGCAGCAATAGTTACAAATGGATTGAACAAGGTGGGCTTTGAAGATGATCGTATCATTCCCCAATTCGCCATCATGAACCCTGATTTCACCACCACCCTTCCATCGTACCAGACGTCGTGCGGACTGGCGGATATTCTCTCCCATCTCCTGGAACGATATTTTTCCGATACTCCCCATGTCGATACGACTGATTATCTGATTGAGGGGGCAATCAAAGCGTTGCTACTAAATAGTGAACGGATCATGGCAAATCCAAGCGATTTTGATGCAAGGGCGGAAGTCCAATGGCTGGCTTCCATTGCCCATAACAATTTATTGGACACAGGCCGTGTTTCTGATTGGGGTTCTCATCGTATAGAACACGAAATCAGTGCCCAATATGAGCTTACCCACGGCGAAGGAATGGCCGTGGTAATGGTTGCCTGGACGACATACATGGCAGACAAGAAGCCGGAAAAACTCGCTCAACTTGCACATAGAGTATTCAATGTCGATTACCATGATTATACTCCGGAAGAAATGGCACAGAAACTCTCTTGCAATCTCAAAAGCTTCTTCAAGAAGTTGAATCTACGGACAAGCCTCACGGAAATCGGAATAGGTAGTGACCACTTTTCGGAAATGGCAGCGCGAGCTACCTCCAACGGAAAGAATACGGTAGGCCATTACATTCCGTTGGACCAGGATAAGATTATCGAAATCTTACATCTTGCGCTGTAG